One Clarias gariepinus isolate MV-2021 ecotype Netherlands chromosome 5, CGAR_prim_01v2, whole genome shotgun sequence genomic region harbors:
- the chmp2ba gene encoding charged multivesicular body protein 2Ba isoform X2: MEMEIKKMAKAGNRDACKILAKQLVQLRKQKNRTYAVSSKVTSMSTQTKVMNSQMKMAGAMSTTAKTMQAVNKKMDPKKTMQTMQDFQKENMKMGMTEDMINDTLDEIFCESGEEEESQDIVNQMLDEIGIEVSGKMARAPSAGKTFPSASKAKAATISDEDIERQLKALGMD; encoded by the exons GAAATGGAAATTAAGAAAATGGCCAAGGCTGGAAACAGAGATGCCTGCAAGATCCTGGCTAAGCAACTAGTTCAGCTGAGGAAGCAGAAGAACAGAACCTATGCTGTGAGCTCCAAAGTGACCTCTATGTCCACTCAGACCAAGGTCATGAACTCTCAAATGAAAATGGCTGGTGCTATGTCTACAACAGCCAAG ACTATGCAGgctgtcaataaaaaaatggacCCAAAGAAGACAATGCAGACAATGCAGGACTTCCAgaaagaaaacatgaaaatggGCATGACTGAAGATATGA TCAATGACACACTGGATGAAATTTTTTGTGAGTCAGGCGAGGAGGAAGAATCTCAGGACATTGTGAACCAGATGCTGGATGAAATTGGAATTGAAGTTTCAGGAAAG ATGGCAAGAGCCCCCTCAGCTGGTAAGACTTTTCCAAGTGCATCAAAGGCCAAAGCTGCTACCATTTCAGATGAGGACATTGAGAGGCAGCTAAAGGCCCTGGGAATGGACTGA